A stretch of Chanodichthys erythropterus isolate Z2021 chromosome 20, ASM2448905v1, whole genome shotgun sequence DNA encodes these proteins:
- the si:ch211-149b19.4 gene encoding uncharacterized protein si:ch211-149b19.4 translates to MQLLLNTCSHLRDQSASDGIMMFYRSEQTQKILLMVCVWGIFPLTTEQFPVLGGFNLLLYPVSGTGAYGPQMLLIPVTTTERNTQHNQTPQADSSKISSQSLSKPLNANSAFLQSEPEPGRGPKPGPAPSPAPILHQFPSEAPVLQGQMSNFIPSNVPLQVFSFVQQAIISDSGSSEEGDAAQVVYMVPVRVESPNMGVMEGSAPAPVPAPDPGHLHVPVTTSALETAAPPDPQGQLGKTLATETATRTDILRKKGL, encoded by the exons ATGCAGCTGCTCCTGAACACCTGCTCACACCTGCGAGATCAGAGCGCTTCAGACGGGATCATGATGTTCTACAGATCTGAACAAACGCAGAAGATTTTActgatggtgtgtgtgtggggaATCTTTCCTCTGACTACAGAGCAG ttcCCAGTTCTCGGAGGCTTCAATCTCCTGCTGTATCCGGTATCGGGGACGGGAGCGTAcggacctcagatgcttctgataCCAGTGACCACGACTGAGAGAAacacacaacacaaccaaaCTCCACAGGCGGACAGCAGTAAG ATCAGTTCTCAAAGTTTGTCCAAGCCTTTGAATGCAAACAGCGCATTTCTCCAGTCGGAGCCGGAGCCAGGCCGTGGCCCCAAACCCGGCCCCGCCCCCAGCCCCGCCCCTATTCTTCACCAGTTCCCGTCTGAGGCTCCAGTTCTGCAGGGGCAG ATGTCgaatttcatcccctcaaatgtCCCTCTGCAG GTGTTTTCATTTGTCCAGCAGGCTATAATA TCAGACTCAGGCAGCTCAGAGGAAGGAGATGCTGCTcag GTGGTTTATATGGTTCCCGTCCGTGTGGAATCGCCCAACATGGGTGTGATGGAGGGTAGCGCTCCCGCTCCCGTTCCCGCTCCCGACCCAGGACACCTCCACGTTCCGGTCACCACCTCCGCCCTGGAGACTGCTGCTCCGCCGGA